One part of the Lotus japonicus ecotype B-129 chromosome 2, LjGifu_v1.2 genome encodes these proteins:
- the LOC130736832 gene encoding uncharacterized protein LOC130736832 — MGMIVLNVASSGIASLLLPGLRTAHSIFCIPFQTDETTTCNIKQGSLRENLLICAKIFWDEAPMLNKNCFQALDRTLRDIMRQEDESNMDKPSGGKVVVLGGDFRQILPVIPKGGRQGIVSATINSSDLWKYCKFLKLTKNMRLRTTGSPELATEINEFADWILKIGDGDFESNERGESDIEIPEDLLIQDSENPLLDLVDFAYPNLVQNMKTEKFFEERCILCPTLECVEKVNYFMLDLLPGIPNHKIILKEGALIMVLRNTDHAAGLCNGTQLIVADLGTNVIKVTVIT; from the exons ATGGGTATGATTGTTCTGAATGTTGCTTCAAGTGGTATAGCTTCTTTGTTGTTGCCGGGTCTTAGAACAGCACATTCCATATTTTGCATTCCATTCCAAACCGATGAAACAACTACTTGCAACATCAAACAAGGTAGTTTAAGGGAAAATTTACTGATCTGTGCCAAGATCTTTTGGGATGAAGCTCCTATGTTAAATAAGAATTGTTTTCAGGCACTTGATAGGACTTTGCGCGATATCATGAGGCAAGAAGATGAAAGCAACATGGACAAACCATCTGGCGGTAAAGTTGTAGTTCTTGGTGGTGACTTTAGACAAATTCTTCCAGTCATTCCAAAAGGTGGAAGACAAGGCATTGTATCTGCTACAATAAATTCTTCTGATCTTTGGAAATACTGTAAATTTTTAAAGCTCACTAAAAACATGAGATTACGCACAACAGGTTCACCAGAGCTTGCAACAGAAATTAATGAATTTGCTGACTGGATTCTCAAAATCGGAGATGGTGATTTCGAATCAAATGAGCGTGGTGAATCAGATATTGAAATTCCTGAAGATCTTTTGATACAGGATAGTGAAAATCCACTTCTTGACCTAGTTGATTTTGCATATCCCAATTTGGTGCAGAACATGAAGACTGAGAAGTTTTTTGAAGAACGATGCATACTGTGTCCTACATTGGAATGTGTTGAGAAGGTTAATTATTTTATGCTTGATTTACTACCAG GAATACCAAATCACAAAATTATATTGAAGGAAGGTGCTCTGATAATGGTATTGAGAAATACAGATCACGCAGccggtttatgcaatggaacgcAACTAATAGTGGCTGATCTTGGAACAAATGTTATAAAGGTCACTGTAATAACATGA